The following are from one region of the Shinella sp. PSBB067 genome:
- a CDS encoding NADPH-dependent FMN reductase, translated as MKDRLTIALIYGSGREGRFADTIAGWLEPELAGFGQYDIIRVDPAELAFTPGGLDAASAGIVESAISQADAFLIVTPEYNHAYPAALKAVIDCCFRPWHAKPVAFISYGGVSGGLRAVEQLRLVFAELHAVAIRETVSLAHAWTQFDPAGNPFRPGQLNGQLAVLMKRLTWWADALKVARITTRYDEAA; from the coding sequence ATGAAAGACAGACTGACCATCGCCCTCATCTATGGCAGCGGCCGCGAAGGGCGCTTTGCCGACACGATCGCGGGATGGCTGGAGCCGGAGCTTGCCGGCTTCGGCCAATATGACATCATCCGCGTCGACCCGGCGGAACTGGCCTTCACGCCCGGCGGCCTCGACGCGGCATCGGCCGGGATCGTCGAAAGTGCAATCTCGCAGGCGGATGCCTTCCTCATCGTGACGCCGGAATACAACCACGCCTATCCGGCGGCGCTGAAGGCGGTCATCGATTGCTGCTTCCGGCCCTGGCACGCCAAGCCCGTCGCCTTCATCTCCTATGGCGGCGTTTCCGGCGGCCTGCGGGCGGTCGAGCAGTTGCGGCTGGTCTTTGCCGAGCTGCACGCCGTCGCGATCCGCGAGACGGTGAGCCTTGCCCATGCCTGGACACAGTTCGACCCCGCCGGGAACCCGTTCCGCCCCGGCCAGCTCAACGGCCAGCTCGCGGTGCTGATGAAGCGCCTGACCTGGTGGGCCGACGCGCTGAAGGTGGCGCGCATCACGACGCGCTACGACGAGGCGGCATGA
- a CDS encoding tRNA (cytidine(34)-2'-O)-methyltransferase, producing MPDLRIALYQPDIAGNTGTILRFAACLGLAVDIIEPAGFDLSDRSLKRAGMDYLAAVTLTRHVNWERFEEWRSQSGRRLVLASTMAAARYTDVAYRADDILLFGRESAGVPDRVHAAADGRVLIPMVEGQRSINVALSAAMICGEALRQTGFA from the coding sequence ATGCCAGACCTTCGCATCGCCCTCTACCAGCCGGACATTGCCGGCAACACCGGCACCATCCTGCGTTTCGCCGCCTGCCTCGGCCTTGCGGTCGACATCATCGAGCCGGCGGGCTTCGACCTATCCGACCGCAGCCTGAAGCGCGCCGGAATGGATTACCTCGCCGCCGTGACGCTGACGCGACACGTCAACTGGGAGCGGTTCGAGGAATGGCGCTCGCAAAGCGGCCGCCGGCTGGTCCTCGCTTCCACCATGGCGGCCGCGCGCTATACGGACGTCGCCTATCGGGCGGACGACATCCTGCTCTTCGGCCGCGAAAGCGCCGGCGTGCCGGACCGCGTGCACGCGGCGGCGGACGGCCGGGTGCTCATTCCCATGGTCGAGGGCCAGCGCTCGATCAACGTCGCGCTCTCGGCCGCGATGATCTGCGGCGAAGCCCTGCGCCAGACGGGCTTTGCCTGA
- a CDS encoding cytochrome c1, which translates to MKKLVAGILSLALVAGLGVSLATAQEDHAAAGAAEAEHATPHYPIHHPKQESWTFAGPFGKYDKGQLQRGLKVYTEVCSACHSMSLVSFRTLEGLGYSEAQVKAFAANYEVQDGPNADGDMFTRKAVPSDHFPSPYANHEAAAASNNGAAPPDMSLLAKARGITRGFPQFVFDIFTQYQEGGPDYIYSLLTGYDEEVPANIELAEGTHYNPYFAGAAALAMAKPISDDQVTYDDGAPQTVDQYARDVSAFLMWAAEPHLEERKRTGFMVMVFLVIFTGLIYLTKKSVYANKEH; encoded by the coding sequence ATGAAAAAGCTTGTTGCAGGCATTCTGTCGCTCGCCCTCGTCGCCGGCCTCGGCGTCTCCCTTGCCACGGCGCAGGAAGACCATGCCGCCGCCGGGGCTGCGGAAGCGGAACATGCCACGCCACACTACCCGATCCACCATCCCAAGCAGGAGAGCTGGACCTTCGCCGGCCCGTTCGGCAAGTACGACAAGGGCCAGCTCCAGCGCGGCCTTAAGGTCTACACCGAAGTCTGCTCGGCCTGTCACTCGATGAGCCTGGTGTCCTTCCGCACGCTGGAAGGCCTTGGCTACTCCGAGGCGCAGGTAAAGGCCTTCGCGGCGAACTACGAAGTGCAGGACGGCCCGAACGCGGACGGTGACATGTTCACCCGCAAGGCCGTCCCGTCCGACCACTTCCCGTCGCCCTATGCCAACCACGAGGCGGCCGCCGCCTCGAACAACGGCGCGGCTCCGCCGGACATGTCGCTGCTCGCCAAGGCGCGCGGCATCACCCGGGGCTTCCCGCAGTTCGTCTTCGACATCTTCACCCAGTACCAGGAAGGTGGCCCGGACTACATCTACTCGCTGCTGACGGGCTACGACGAAGAGGTGCCGGCGAATATCGAACTTGCGGAAGGCACGCACTACAACCCGTATTTCGCGGGCGCCGCCGCGCTTGCGATGGCAAAGCCGATCTCCGACGACCAGGTCACCTATGACGACGGCGCGCCGCAGACGGTCGACCAGTATGCCCGCGACGTCTCCGCCTTCCTGATGTGGGCCGCCGAGCCGCATCTGGAAGAGCGCAAGCGCACCGGCTTCATGGTCATGGTCTTCCTGGTTATCTTCACTGGCCTGATCTACCTGACGAAGAAGTCGGTCTACGCGAACAAGGAACACTGA
- a CDS encoding cytochrome b N-terminal domain-containing protein → MSAEHSTYQPTTGIEKWVDSRLPLPRMIHDSFVSYPVPRNLNYAYTFGAMLSVMLVVQILTGIVLAMHYAAETTVAFNSVEKIMRDVNHGWLLRYMHANGASFFFIAVYLHIARGLYYGSYKAPREILWILGVVIYLLMMATGFMGYVLPWGQMSFWGATVITGFFSAFPWVGEWIQQFLLGGFAVDNPTLNRFFSLHYLLPFMIAGVVILHVWALHVTGQTNPTGVEVKSKTDTVAFTPYATLKDALGVSVFLIIFAWFIFYMPNYLGHPDNYIPADPLKTPAHIVPEWYYLPFYAMLRAITFNIGPIDSKLGGVLVMFGAIIVLFFLPWLDTSKVRSAVYRPWYKLFFWIFVANAIMLGWLGAQPAEGIYVVLSQLGTLYYFGFFIVLMPLLGLIETPKRIPNSITEAVLEKKNAKLAKA, encoded by the coding sequence ATGAGTGCTGAACATTCAACCTACCAGCCGACGACTGGCATCGAGAAATGGGTCGATTCGCGCCTGCCTCTGCCGCGCATGATCCATGACAGCTTCGTTTCCTACCCGGTTCCGCGCAACCTGAACTATGCCTACACCTTCGGCGCCATGCTGTCGGTGATGCTGGTGGTGCAGATCCTCACCGGCATCGTGCTCGCCATGCACTATGCGGCCGAAACCACCGTCGCGTTCAACTCGGTCGAGAAGATCATGCGCGACGTGAACCACGGCTGGCTGCTGCGCTACATGCACGCCAACGGCGCGTCCTTCTTCTTCATCGCGGTCTATCTCCACATCGCCCGCGGCCTCTACTACGGCTCCTACAAGGCGCCGCGCGAAATCCTATGGATCCTCGGCGTCGTCATCTACCTGCTCATGATGGCCACCGGCTTCATGGGCTACGTCCTGCCCTGGGGCCAGATGTCCTTCTGGGGCGCGACCGTCATCACCGGCTTCTTCTCGGCCTTCCCGTGGGTCGGCGAGTGGATCCAGCAGTTCCTGCTCGGCGGCTTCGCGGTCGACAACCCGACGCTGAACCGCTTCTTCTCGCTGCACTACCTGCTGCCCTTCATGATCGCCGGCGTCGTCATCCTGCACGTCTGGGCGCTGCACGTCACGGGCCAGACGAACCCGACCGGCGTCGAGGTGAAGTCCAAGACCGACACGGTCGCCTTCACGCCCTATGCGACGCTGAAGGACGCCCTCGGCGTCTCGGTCTTCCTGATCATCTTCGCCTGGTTCATCTTCTACATGCCGAACTATCTCGGCCACCCGGACAACTACATTCCGGCAGACCCGCTGAAGACCCCGGCCCACATCGTTCCGGAATGGTACTACCTGCCGTTCTACGCGATGCTGCGCGCCATCACCTTCAACATCGGCCCGATCGACTCGAAGCTCGGCGGCGTCCTCGTGATGTTCGGCGCGATCATCGTGCTGTTCTTCCTGCCGTGGCTCGATACGTCCAAGGTCCGCTCCGCCGTCTACCGTCCGTGGTACAAGCTGTTCTTCTGGATCTTCGTCGCGAATGCCATCATGCTCGGCTGGCTCGGTGCACAGCCCGCCGAAGGCATCTACGTCGTCCTCTCGCAGCTCGGCACGCTCTACTACTTCGGCTTCTTCATCGTCCTCATGCCGCTCCTCGGCCTGATCGAAACCCCGAAGCGCATTCCGAATTCGATCACGGAAGCGGTTCTGGAAAAGAAGAACGCCAAGCTGGCCAAGGCCTGA
- the petA gene encoding ubiquinol-cytochrome c reductase iron-sulfur subunit, with amino-acid sequence MSEHETTSESLGEPTRRDFLYLTTGMAGVVGGVAVAWPFIDQMRPDASTLALGAIDVDVSSLTPGMSLTVKWRGKPVFIRNRTDQEVEEAKAVALADLKDPVARNANIAADAQATDLDRSAGESRENWIIMVGVCTHLGCIPLGQAGDFGGWFCPCHGSHYDTAGRIRKGPAPQNLAVPTFSFISDTVIKIG; translated from the coding sequence GTGAGCGAACACGAGACAACAAGCGAATCTCTGGGCGAGCCCACTCGCCGCGATTTTCTTTACCTGACCACCGGGATGGCTGGCGTTGTGGGCGGCGTGGCGGTCGCCTGGCCGTTCATCGACCAGATGCGCCCGGATGCATCGACGCTGGCACTCGGCGCCATCGACGTCGACGTCTCCAGCCTGACGCCCGGCATGTCCCTGACCGTCAAGTGGCGCGGCAAGCCCGTCTTCATCCGCAACCGCACGGACCAGGAAGTCGAGGAGGCCAAGGCCGTCGCGCTCGCCGACCTCAAGGACCCGGTTGCCCGCAATGCCAATATCGCGGCCGACGCGCAGGCGACCGACCTCGACCGCTCGGCCGGGGAGAGCCGGGAGAACTGGATCATCATGGTGGGCGTATGTACCCATCTCGGCTGTATTCCGCTCGGCCAGGCCGGCGATTTCGGCGGCTGGTTCTGTCCCTGCCACGGTTCGCACTATGACACTGCCGGTCGTATCCGCAAGGGTCCGGCCCCGCAGAACCTCGCCGTGCCGACCTTCTCGTTCATTTCCGACACAGTCATCAAGATCGGTTGA
- a CDS encoding type II toxin-antitoxin system RelE/ParE family toxin, whose translation MKTTVLPSARADILKQIGYLIDLGLNPVADRFLEAVRMAIDHVSNTPHAGSPRPMKNRRLLGLRTWSIGGFDEIKLYYLVTDDELVVLRVLHGRRDIEGILEA comes from the coding sequence TTGAAAACCACTGTCCTCCCGTCCGCTCGTGCCGATATTCTCAAGCAGATCGGGTATCTCATCGATCTCGGACTGAATCCGGTGGCCGACCGCTTCCTCGAGGCCGTGCGCATGGCGATCGATCATGTCTCGAACACGCCGCATGCGGGGTCGCCGCGGCCCATGAAGAATCGCCGGCTGCTCGGCTTGAGGACATGGTCCATCGGTGGATTCGATGAAATAAAGCTCTATTATCTCGTAACGGACGACGAACTTGTCGTCTTGCGCGTCCTTCACGGGCGCCGGGACATCGAGGGTATTCTGGAGGCGTAG
- a CDS encoding type II toxin-antitoxin system ParD family antitoxin — MATITISLPDSLKSFVESQIEAKGYGNVSEYFRSLLRDAQEKENEARLEVLLLEGLASGNGNVPDAAFWSDLKSEAAQLLAARPRKSGAR; from the coding sequence ATGGCGACGATCACCATTTCCCTGCCTGACAGCTTGAAATCCTTTGTCGAAAGCCAGATTGAGGCGAAGGGATACGGCAATGTCAGCGAATATTTCCGCAGTCTCTTGCGCGATGCCCAGGAAAAAGAGAACGAAGCGCGGCTCGAGGTTCTCTTGCTGGAAGGGCTGGCTTCCGGCAACGGAAACGTGCCCGATGCTGCCTTCTGGTCGGACCTGAAGTCCGAAGCGGCTCAGCTTCTTGCTGCACGCCCCCGTAAAAGCGGTGCGCGTTGA
- a CDS encoding adenine phosphoribosyltransferase: MSTLENELVAAIRNIPDYPKPGVMFRDITTLLGNPRAFRRAVDELVHPYAGIGIAKVAGIEARGFILGGAMAHQLSTGFVPIRKKGKLPHETVRIAYSLEYGVDEMEMHKDAIRPGEKVILVDDLIATGGTAEAAVKLLRQIGADIVAACFVIDLPELGGRRKLEALGVEVRTLVAFDGH; the protein is encoded by the coding sequence ATGTCCACACTCGAAAACGAACTCGTCGCCGCGATCCGCAATATCCCGGACTATCCCAAGCCCGGCGTCATGTTCCGCGACATCACCACGCTGCTCGGCAATCCGCGTGCCTTCCGCCGGGCGGTGGACGAGCTGGTGCATCCCTATGCGGGCATCGGCATCGCCAAGGTCGCCGGCATCGAGGCGCGCGGCTTCATCCTGGGCGGTGCCATGGCGCACCAGCTCTCGACCGGCTTCGTGCCGATCCGCAAGAAGGGCAAGCTGCCGCACGAGACCGTGCGCATCGCCTACAGCCTGGAATACGGCGTGGACGAGATGGAGATGCACAAGGACGCTATCAGGCCGGGCGAGAAGGTGATCCTCGTCGACGACCTGATCGCGACGGGCGGCACGGCGGAAGCCGCCGTCAAGCTGCTGCGCCAGATAGGCGCCGACATCGTCGCCGCCTGCTTCGTTATCGACCTGCCGGAGCTCGGCGGGCGCAGGAAGCTGGAAGCGCTCGGCGTGGAAGTGCGCACGCTGGTCGCCTTCGACGGGCATTGA
- the soxR gene encoding redox-sensitive transcriptional activator SoxR, protein MPRELSVGEVAERSGVAVSTLHFYETKGLIRSQRNRGNQRRYPRSILRRVAVIKVAQRTGIPLAEIADALSVLPHDRPLTAQDWRRLSQTWRRQLDDRIARLTRLRDQIDGCIGCGCLSMQECPLRNPLDTLAVEGPGPRLLEPEPA, encoded by the coding sequence ATGCCCCGCGAACTCAGCGTCGGCGAGGTCGCCGAGCGCAGCGGCGTGGCGGTTTCCACATTGCATTTCTACGAGACGAAGGGGCTGATCCGCAGCCAGCGCAACCGCGGCAACCAGCGGCGCTACCCGCGCAGCATCCTGCGCCGCGTCGCGGTGATCAAGGTGGCCCAGCGCACCGGCATTCCGCTCGCCGAGATCGCGGACGCGCTTTCCGTGCTGCCGCACGACCGGCCGCTGACCGCGCAGGACTGGCGAAGACTCTCGCAGACCTGGCGCCGGCAACTCGATGACCGCATCGCGCGGCTCACGCGGCTGCGCGACCAGATCGACGGCTGCATCGGCTGCGGCTGCCTGTCGATGCAGGAATGCCCCTTGCGCAACCCGCTGGATACGCTGGCCGTCGAAGGCCCGGGCCCGAGATTGCTGGAGCCCGAGCCGGCATAG
- a CDS encoding MaoC family dehydratase gives MANYTFEDFTPGRRFEFTKRTLTADAIIAFAGEFDPQPMHLDEEAGRASILGGLAASGWHTSAVMMRMLYEAYIDGSTSEGSPGVDSMEWKRPVLAGDTLGGHCTVLDARVSRSRPQIGIVRFRAEVTNQRGETVAICEYINMMRLAGKEATHAHG, from the coding sequence TTGGCCAATTACACATTCGAGGACTTCACGCCGGGCCGCCGCTTCGAATTCACGAAGCGGACGCTGACGGCAGACGCGATCATCGCCTTCGCAGGCGAATTCGATCCCCAGCCGATGCATCTCGACGAGGAAGCCGGCCGCGCCAGCATCCTCGGCGGACTCGCCGCCTCCGGCTGGCACACCAGCGCCGTCATGATGCGCATGCTCTACGAGGCCTATATCGACGGCTCGACCTCCGAAGGTTCGCCCGGCGTCGACAGCATGGAATGGAAGCGCCCGGTGCTGGCCGGCGATACGCTCGGCGGGCACTGCACGGTGCTGGATGCCCGGGTCTCGCGCTCGCGGCCGCAGATCGGCATCGTACGCTTTCGCGCCGAGGTGACGAACCAGCGCGGCGAGACCGTCGCGATCTGCGAATATATCAACATGATGCGTCTCGCCGGGAAGGAAGCCACCCATGCGCATGGCTGA
- a CDS encoding ABC transporter ATP-binding protein — MIFRPLFSFFENWIQPFARRDDLRPPQGLLAFVWFYVGQAKAPFAGLLVLGGITAGIEAATFWFVGRLVDMLATVRPGEGWGGLLAAHGTELLMMLGLIGIVRFVVAFLTALIDQQVITPGFYNLVRWQSYVHVARQSLSFFQNDFSGRIVTKVWSAGQATGDVITSFMESIWFVTIYTVSTLVLLGQLDWRLAAVLLVWLSVFAVLARHFVPRIREHSRRSAEAASMISGRMVDAYSNIQTLKLFGRDEANDRYMRGGFDIFQGTILAFTRLLTSLRASLAFLSGLMIAGMAVLCIHLWLGGVISSGAVAFTMALVLRLNFLLNRLMTQLNSIMRNIGTIQNSADLISQPIGLVDRPGAPALKVTRPDVRFENVRFHYGRTSGVIDNLSLAIRPGERVGIVGRSGAGKSTLVNLLLRFYDLEGGRILVGGEDIAAVTQESLRANIGMVSQDTALLHRSIRDNILFGDPDASEARMIEAARKAEAHDFILALEDQRGRRGYDAHVGERGVKLSGGQRQRIAIARVMLKDAPILVLDEATSALDSEVEAAIQSNLDGLMRGKTVLAIAHRLSTIAALDRLIVMDRGHIVEEGTHGELVARGGLYADLWSRQSGGFLGHEEAAQ; from the coding sequence ATGATCTTCCGTCCGCTTTTCTCCTTTTTCGAGAACTGGATCCAGCCGTTCGCGCGGCGGGACGACCTGCGACCGCCGCAGGGGCTCCTTGCCTTCGTCTGGTTCTATGTCGGGCAGGCGAAGGCGCCGTTTGCGGGCCTCCTGGTGCTGGGCGGCATCACGGCCGGCATCGAGGCGGCGACGTTCTGGTTCGTCGGGCGGCTCGTCGACATGCTGGCGACGGTGAGGCCGGGCGAGGGGTGGGGCGGCCTTCTTGCCGCGCACGGCACGGAACTCCTGATGATGCTCGGGCTCATCGGCATCGTGCGTTTCGTCGTCGCGTTCCTGACGGCGCTCATCGACCAGCAGGTCATCACGCCGGGCTTCTACAACCTGGTGCGCTGGCAGTCCTATGTGCATGTGGCGCGGCAGTCGCTTTCCTTCTTCCAGAACGATTTTTCCGGCCGCATCGTCACCAAGGTCTGGTCGGCGGGGCAGGCGACGGGCGACGTCATCACCTCCTTCATGGAGAGCATCTGGTTCGTGACGATCTATACCGTCTCGACGCTGGTGCTGCTCGGCCAGCTCGACTGGCGGCTGGCGGCGGTCCTTCTCGTCTGGCTGTCAGTCTTCGCCGTGCTGGCGCGCCATTTCGTGCCGCGCATCCGCGAGCATTCGCGCCGGTCGGCCGAAGCCGCCTCGATGATCAGCGGGCGCATGGTCGATGCCTATTCCAACATCCAGACGCTGAAGCTCTTCGGCCGCGACGAGGCGAACGACCGCTACATGCGCGGCGGCTTCGACATCTTCCAGGGCACGATCCTCGCCTTCACGCGGCTGCTGACCTCGCTTCGCGCCTCTCTCGCCTTCCTCTCCGGGCTGATGATCGCGGGCATGGCGGTGCTGTGCATCCACCTGTGGCTCGGCGGCGTCATCAGCTCGGGCGCCGTCGCCTTCACCATGGCGCTGGTGCTCAGGCTCAACTTCCTGCTCAACCGCCTGATGACGCAGCTCAACAGCATCATGCGCAACATCGGCACGATCCAGAATTCCGCCGACCTCATCTCCCAGCCGATCGGCCTCGTCGACCGGCCCGGCGCGCCGGCCCTGAAGGTGACGCGCCCCGATGTCCGCTTCGAGAACGTCCGCTTCCACTATGGCCGCACGTCCGGCGTCATTGACAACCTGTCGCTGGCGATCCGGCCGGGCGAGAGGGTCGGCATCGTCGGGCGGTCCGGCGCGGGCAAGTCGACGCTCGTCAACCTGCTGCTGCGCTTCTACGACCTCGAAGGCGGGCGCATCCTCGTCGGGGGCGAGGACATCGCCGCCGTCACGCAGGAGAGCCTGCGCGCCAATATCGGCATGGTCAGCCAGGACACGGCGCTGCTGCACCGCTCGATCCGCGACAACATCCTGTTCGGCGATCCGGACGCCAGCGAAGCCCGGATGATCGAGGCGGCCAGGAAGGCCGAGGCGCACGACTTCATCCTCGCGCTGGAAGACCAGCGCGGGCGCAGGGGCTACGATGCCCATGTCGGCGAGCGCGGCGTCAAGCTCTCGGGCGGCCAGCGCCAGCGCATCGCCATTGCCCGCGTCATGCTGAAGGACGCGCCGATCCTCGTGCTCGACGAGGCGACGTCGGCGCTCGATTCCGAGGTCGAGGCGGCGATCCAGTCGAACCTCGACGGGCTGATGCGCGGCAAGACCGTGCTCGCCATCGCCCATCGCCTGTCCACCATCGCCGCGCTCGACCGGCTGATCGTCATGGATCGCGGCCATATCGTGGAGGAGGGCACGCATGGCGAGCTCGTCGCCAGGGGCGGGCTCTATGCGGATCTCTGGTCGCGCCAGTCCGGCGGTTTCCTCGGACACGAAGAGGCGGCGCAATAG
- a CDS encoding MaoC family dehydratase: protein MRMAELYPVGKAVEIGSLTFTAEDIVRFARDFDPQPFHLDAELARHTLFGGLCASGWHSSAGWMKCFVPFWAGECRRLAAEGIAPPKLGPSPGFTGLSWLKPVFADDTITYSVTLLGSRQLASRPDRLINTFLCAGRNQNGDPVIRFESTVLEFV, encoded by the coding sequence ATGCGCATGGCTGAGCTCTACCCCGTGGGCAAGGCCGTCGAGATCGGCAGCCTCACCTTCACGGCGGAGGACATTGTCCGCTTTGCGCGGGACTTCGACCCGCAGCCCTTCCATCTCGACGCGGAACTGGCAAGGCACACGCTCTTCGGCGGCCTCTGCGCATCAGGCTGGCATTCGAGCGCCGGCTGGATGAAATGCTTCGTGCCGTTCTGGGCCGGGGAATGCCGGCGCCTTGCCGCCGAGGGCATCGCGCCCCCGAAACTCGGCCCCTCGCCAGGCTTCACCGGGCTCTCCTGGCTCAAGCCCGTCTTTGCGGACGACACGATCACCTATTCGGTGACGTTGCTCGGCTCGCGCCAGCTCGCCTCCCGGCCGGATCGCCTGATCAACACGTTCCTGTGCGCCGGCCGTAACCAGAACGGCGATCCGGTCATCCGCTTCGAGAGCACGGTGCTGGAGTTCGTCTGA
- a CDS encoding ABC transporter ATP-binding protein, producing the protein MFGWFERRLNPYPSEAPSLPPKGLWPFLWHYTRPAAPWLALLGFCSMVLGIAEVVLFQFLGNIVDWLSAGDPGTLLAREGGTLIWMAVLLLVLIPGFGALHTMTMHQALAGNFPMIARWQMHRYLIRQGMSFFSNEFAGRVSTKVMQTSLAVRETVMKIIDVFIYVVSYFVSMIAVIASADLRLVLPLVVWFVVYVGILRYFVPKLMVVSREQADARSMMTGRIVDSYTNIATVKLFSHAGREETYAREGMNEFLVTVHKQMRLITSFNIAIDINNVIAMFLTASIGIYFWMAGDVTVGAVAVAIGLAMRINGMSQWVMWEVTALFENIGTVYDGMGMMTKPHDIEDGPQAPALSAARGAISFDHVRFHYGKNKGVIEDLSLDIGAGEKVGLVGRSGAGKTTLMNVLLRFYDLESGRITIDGKDIATVTQDSLRGQIGVVTQDTSLLHRSIRENIAYGKPEASDAEIIEAAKRANAWDFIEALSDQQGRSGLDAQVGERGVKLSGGQRQRIAIARVFLKDAPILVLDEATSALDSEVEAAIQENLFALMEGKTVIAIAHRLSTLTEMDRLVVLDKGHIHETGTHAELVAKGGIYADLWTRQSGGFIADDAEAEAAAE; encoded by the coding sequence ATGTTCGGCTGGTTCGAAAGACGTTTGAATCCCTATCCTTCCGAGGCGCCCTCGCTTCCGCCGAAGGGCCTCTGGCCCTTCCTCTGGCACTATACGCGCCCCGCCGCGCCGTGGCTGGCGCTGCTCGGCTTCTGCTCCATGGTGCTCGGCATCGCGGAAGTCGTGCTGTTCCAGTTCCTCGGCAACATCGTGGACTGGCTGTCGGCCGGCGATCCCGGCACGCTGCTCGCCCGCGAGGGCGGCACGCTGATATGGATGGCCGTGCTGCTGCTCGTCCTCATCCCGGGCTTCGGCGCGCTGCACACCATGACCATGCACCAGGCGCTCGCGGGCAATTTCCCGATGATCGCCCGCTGGCAGATGCACCGCTACCTGATCCGCCAGGGCATGAGCTTCTTCTCCAACGAGTTCGCCGGCCGCGTCTCGACGAAGGTCATGCAGACGTCGCTTGCCGTGCGCGAGACGGTGATGAAGATCATCGACGTCTTCATCTATGTGGTGAGCTACTTCGTCTCGATGATCGCGGTCATCGCCTCGGCGGACCTGCGTCTCGTGCTGCCGCTGGTCGTGTGGTTCGTCGTCTATGTCGGGATCCTGCGCTATTTCGTGCCGAAGCTGATGGTGGTTTCGCGCGAGCAGGCCGATGCGCGCTCCATGATGACGGGCCGGATCGTCGACAGCTACACCAACATCGCGACGGTCAAGCTGTTCTCGCATGCCGGACGCGAGGAAACCTATGCCCGCGAAGGCATGAACGAGTTCCTCGTGACCGTGCACAAGCAGATGCGGCTCATCACCTCGTTCAACATCGCGATCGACATCAACAACGTCATCGCAATGTTCCTCACGGCGTCCATCGGCATCTATTTCTGGATGGCCGGCGACGTGACGGTGGGGGCCGTCGCCGTGGCGATCGGCCTTGCCATGCGCATCAACGGCATGTCGCAGTGGGTGATGTGGGAAGTGACCGCGCTCTTCGAGAATATCGGCACGGTCTATGACGGCATGGGCATGATGACCAAGCCGCACGACATCGAGGACGGGCCGCAGGCACCGGCGCTGTCGGCCGCCAGGGGCGCCATCAGCTTCGACCATGTGCGTTTCCACTACGGCAAGAACAAGGGCGTGATCGAGGACCTGTCGCTCGACATCGGTGCGGGCGAGAAGGTGGGCCTCGTCGGCCGCTCCGGCGCCGGCAAGACGACGCTGATGAACGTGCTGCTGCGCTTCTACGACCTGGAATCCGGCCGGATCACCATCGACGGCAAGGACATCGCGACGGTCACGCAGGACAGCCTGCGCGGGCAGATCGGCGTGGTGACGCAGGACACCTCGCTGCTCCATCGCTCGATCCGCGAAAACATCGCCTACGGCAAGCCGGAGGCGAGCGACGCGGAGATCATCGAGGCGGCGAAGCGTGCGAATGCCTGGGACTTCATCGAGGCCCTTTCCGACCAGCAGGGCCGTTCCGGCCTTGATGCCCAGGTCGGCGAGCGCGGCGTGAAGCTTTCCGGCGGCCAGCGCCAGCGCATCGCGATCGCCCGCGTCTTCCTGAAGGACGCGCCGATCCTGGTGCTGGACGAGGCGACCTCGGCGCTCGATTCGGAAGTCGAGGCGGCGATCCAGGAAAACCTCTTCGCCCTCATGGAGGGCAAGACGGTGATCGCGATCGCCCACCGCCTCTCGACGCTGACGGAGATGGACCGCCTCGTCGTGCTCGACAAGGGCCATATCCACGAGACGGGCACCCATGCCGAGCTGGTCGCAAAGGGAGGCATCTACGCCGACCTGTGGACCCGCCAGTCCGGCGGCTTCATCGCCGACGACGCGGAGGCGGAAGCGGCGGCGGAATAA